One window of Nicotiana tomentosiformis chromosome 11, ASM39032v3, whole genome shotgun sequence genomic DNA carries:
- the LOC104115654 gene encoding protein neprosin yields the protein MVAAVQFSSCGQRRRGAFIVVLMLVYLWGSLISLSCAARLSSVSRQKLQVERHLKRLNKPAIKSIESGDGDIIDCVHISQQPAFDHPFLKDHKIQMRPSYHPEGLYDEDKIATGPKERTNSITQLWHMSGRCPEDTIPVRRTKKDDVLRASSIKRYGKKKHKAIPKPRSTDPDLINESGHQHAIAYVEGDKYYGAKATINVWEPKVQQPNEFSLSQLWILGGSFGEDLNSIEAGWQVSPDLYGDNNTRLFTYWTSDAYQATGCYNLLCSGFIQVSSAIAMGASISPVSAYRNSQYDISILIWKDPKEGHWWMQFGNDYVLGYWPSFLFSYLGESASMVEWGGEVVNSQPDGKHTATQMGSGRFPEEGFGKSSYFRNIQVVDSSNNLKSPKDLGTFTEQSNCYDVQTGSNEDWGHHFYFGGPGRNPNCQ from the exons ATGGTAGCTGCTGTGCAGTTTAGCTCATGCGGTCAGAGGAGGAGAGGAGCTTTtattgtagttttgatgttggtttACTTGTGGGGTTCTCTGATCTCGTTATCTTGTGCTGCTAGGCTCTCTTCTGTCTCAAGGCAGAAGCTTCAGGTTGAGAGACACTTGAAAAGGCTCAACAAACCTGCCATTAAAAGCATTGAG AGTGGAGATGGGGATATCATTGACTGTGTACACATCTCTCAGCAACCAGCTTTTGACCACCCATTCCTCAAAGATCACAAAATCCAG ATGCGACCTAGCTATCATCCAGAAGGGCTTTATGATGAGGACAAGATAGCCACAGGGCCTAAAGAAAGAACAAATTCCATCACTCAATTGTGGCATATGAGTGGAAGGTGCCCTGAGGACACTATTCCTGTAAGGAGAACAAAAAAAGATGATGTTTTGAGGGCAAGTTCTATCAAAAGGTATGGCAAGAAGAAGCACAAGGCGATCCCTAAGCCCAGGTCTACAGATCCTGACCTTATCAATGAAAGTGGCCATCAG CATGCAATAGCTTATGTTGAAGGAGACAAGTATTATGGAGCAAAGGCAACTATTAATGTGTGGGAACCTAAGGTACAGCAGCCAAATGAGTTCAGCTTGTCTCAGCTTTGGATTCTTGGTGGTTCTTTTGGTGAAGATCTAAATAGCATTGAAGCTGGTTGGCAG GTTAGCCCAGACCTCTACGGTGACAATAACACAAGACTGTTCACTTACTGGACT AGTGATGCATATCAAGCAACAGGATGCTACAACCTTCTCTGCTCAGGTTTCATTCAAGTCAGCAGTGCAATAGCTATGGGAGCAAGCATCTCCCCTGTTTCAGCCTATAGAAACTCCCAATATGATATCAGTATTCTTATCTGGAAG GATCCAAAAGAAGGACATTGGTGGATGCAATTTGGAAATGACTATGTGTTGGGGTATTGGCCATCATTTTTGTTCTCCTATTTAGGAGAGAGTGCATCAATGGTAGAGTGGGGTGGGGAGGTAGTCAACTCACAACCAGATGGTAAACATACAGCTACACAAATGGGGAGTGGTAGGTTCCCAGAAGAAGGTTTTGGCAAGTCAAGTTATTTCAGGAACATTCAAGTTGTTGACAGCTCCAATAATCTTAAATCTCCTAAAGATCTTGGCACCTTCACTGAGCAATCTAACTGCTATGATGTCCAAACAGGAAGTAATGAAGATTGGGGACATCACTTTTACTTTGGAGGCCCTGGTAGAAACCCTAATTGCCAATGA